One Brassica napus cultivar Da-Ae chromosome A1, Da-Ae, whole genome shotgun sequence genomic region harbors:
- the LOC106451412 gene encoding CSC1-like protein RXW8 isoform X2 has translation MEISALLTSAGINISICIVLLSLYSILRKQPANYCVYFGRRLVCGGARRYDPFWYERFVPSPSWLVKAWETSEDELLAAAGLDAVVFLRMVIFSIRIFFITAVVCIAFVLPVNYYGQPKVHKEIHLESSEVFTIENLKEGSKWLWVHCLALYIITSAACLLLYFEYRTIAKMRLGHITGSASKPSQFTVLIRAIPWSPDQSYSDTLSKYFTNYYSSSYMSHQMVYHNGIIQRLLLDAERMCQSLKHVAPEINCKPSLTPCTFCGGLTATNSFHILSNEGDSVKGMELGELTMTTPEQERPAAFVFFKTRYDALVVSEVLQTSNPMLWVTDLAPEPHDVYWRNLNIPYRQLWIRRIATLVGAVAFMFVFLIPVTFIQGLTQLQQLSHAFPFLRGILKEKFINQVITGYLPSVILILFFYAVPPLMMYFSTLEGSIARSIRKKSACIKILYFTIWNVFFVNILSGSVIRQLNVFSSVRDIPAQLARAVPTQAGFFTTYCFTSGWASLACEIMQPMALIWNLVAKAVSKNKDESYETLRFPYHTEIPRLLLFGLLGFTNSVIAPLILPFLLIYFFLAYLIYKNQILNVYITKYESGGQYWPIFHNTTIFSLLLTQIIALGFFGLKLSTVASGFTIPLILLTLLFSEYCRHRFAPIFHKHPAQVLIDMDRADKMAGKMEELHKKLHSVYSQIPLHSQKSSSKGECSTPFANQELPDPEKLKPEEGDAIAKELWGYQGNESGQEHEDKSCPSASSPEHRTPTMIELHKRS, from the exons ATGGAGATTTCAGCTCTTTTAACATCTGCTGGAATCAATATTTCGATCTGCATTGTGCTTCTTTCCCTTTATTCAATACTCAGGAAGCAGCCAGCCAATTACTGTGTCTATTTTGGAAGAAGGCTTGTTTGTGGAGGTGCTAGACGTTATGATCCTTTCTGGTATGAGAGGTTTGTGCCTTCTCCAAGTTGGCTTGTCAAAGCATGGGAAACTAGTGAAGATGAGTTGTTAGCTGCTGCTGGTCTTGACGCTGTTGTTTTCCTCAGGATGGTGATTTTCAG TATTCGTATTTTCTTTATCACTGCTGTTGTTTGCATCGCCTTTGTGCTGCCTGTTAATTACTATGGGCAACCGAAGGTGCATAAGGAAATCCATTTGGAGTCATCCGAAGTGTTCACCATTGAAAATCTTAAAGAAGGCTCAAAATG GCTATGGGTTCATTGTCTTGCACTGTACATTATAACCTCAGCAGCATGTCTTCTTCTATACTTT GAGTATAGGACCATAGCCAAAATGAGGCTTGGACATATTACTGGATCTGCCTCAAAGCCAAGTCAATTTACCGTTCTTATCCGTGCTATTCCATGGTCTCCTGACCAATCTTACAGTGACACACTGAGCAAATACTTCACAAATTATTATTCCTCAAGCTATATGTCCCACCAAATGGTTTACCACAATGGCATCATTCAGAGACTTCTG CTTGATGCGGAGAGGATGTGCCAGAGTCTAAAACATGTTGCTCCTGAAATTAATTGTAAACCGAGTTTGACTCCATGCACCTTTTGTGGAGGGCTTACAGCCACAAATTCTTTTCACATCCTCTCTAATGAGGGTGACAGTGTAAAAGGAATGGAGCTTGGTGAGTTGACTATGACTACACCAGAGCAA GAACGTCCAGCTGCTTTTGTGTTTTTCAAGACACGCTACGATGCACTTGTAGTTTCAGAGGTTCTACAAACATCAAATCCTATGTTATGGGTGACAGACTTAGCTCCAGAACCTCACGATGTGTATTGGAGAAACCTTAACATACCTTATCGACAACTTTGGATACGGAGAATAGCAACTCTCGTTGGTGCAGTTGCCTTCATGTTTGTGTTTCTTATTCCCGTGACCTTCATTCAAGGGCTAACACAACTACAGCAGCTGTCTCATGCATTTCCCTTTCTAAGAGGCATCTTGAAGGA GAAGTTTATAAACCAGGTCATTACAGGGTACTTACCAAGTGTGATCTTGATTCTGTTTTTCTACGCCGTTCCACCATTGATGATGTATTTTTCAACTCTGGAGGGAAGTATTGCGCGGAGTATAAGGAAGAAGAGTGCATGCAtcaaaatcttatattttactatctggAATGTGTTCTTTGTCAATATTTTATCCGGTTCTGTTATCAGGCAATTGAATGTTTTTTCTAGTGTCAGGGACATACCTGCACAACTCGCAAGAGCAGTTCCGACACAG GCTGGCTTCTTTACGACCTATTGTTTCACATCTGGGTGGGCCAGTTTGGCTTGTGAAATAATGCAACCAATGGCTCTCATATGGAATCTGGTAGCAAAAGCTGTTTCAAAGAACAAGGATGAGTCATACGAAACACTAAGGTTCCCATACCATACCGAAATTCCTAGGCTGCTTTTGTTTGGGCTCCTGGGTTTCACCAACTCAGTCATAGCGCCACTTATTCTGCCGTTTTTGTTGATATACTTCTTCCTTGCATATCTGATATACAAGAATCAG ATACTCAACGTGTATATCACAAAGTATGAAAGCGGTGGACAATACTGGCCTATCTTTCACAACACAACAATCTTTTCGCTGCTCTTGACACAGATTATAGCTTTGGGTTTTTTCGGATTAAAGCTGTCAACTGTTGCTTCTGGTTTCACCATACCGTTAATTCTTCTCACTCTGCTTTTTAGTGAGTATTGCCGGCACAGATTTGCGCCCATTTTTCACAAACATCCCGCTCAG GTGCTTATAGACATGGACAGAGCTGATAAAATGGCGGGAAAGATGGAAGAGTTACACAAAAAGTTACATAGTGTGTACTCGCAAATACCATTACACTCTCAGAAATCATCGAGCAAAGGCGAATGCAGTACTCCTTTCGCGAATCAGGAGTTACCGGATCCAGAGAAATTGAAGCCAG AGGAAGGAGATGCAATAGCTAAAGAGTTATGGGGCTATCAGGGCAATGAGTCTGGTCAAGAACATGAAGACAAGTCGTGTCCTAGTGCTTCTTCACCAGAGCATCGTACCCCAACGATGATCGAACTCCACAAACGGAGTTAG
- the LOC106451412 gene encoding CSC1-like protein RXW8 isoform X1 — MEISALLTSAGINISICIVLLSLYSILRKQPANYCVYFGRRLVCGGARRYDPFWYERFVPSPSWLVKAWETSEDELLAAAGLDAVVFLRMVIFRFSQIAFFFVCLFCFFGSLQRFALVFFFSFLSCSIRIFFITAVVCIAFVLPVNYYGQPKVHKEIHLESSEVFTIENLKEGSKWLWVHCLALYIITSAACLLLYFEYRTIAKMRLGHITGSASKPSQFTVLIRAIPWSPDQSYSDTLSKYFTNYYSSSYMSHQMVYHNGIIQRLLLDAERMCQSLKHVAPEINCKPSLTPCTFCGGLTATNSFHILSNEGDSVKGMELGELTMTTPEQERPAAFVFFKTRYDALVVSEVLQTSNPMLWVTDLAPEPHDVYWRNLNIPYRQLWIRRIATLVGAVAFMFVFLIPVTFIQGLTQLQQLSHAFPFLRGILKEKFINQVITGYLPSVILILFFYAVPPLMMYFSTLEGSIARSIRKKSACIKILYFTIWNVFFVNILSGSVIRQLNVFSSVRDIPAQLARAVPTQAGFFTTYCFTSGWASLACEIMQPMALIWNLVAKAVSKNKDESYETLRFPYHTEIPRLLLFGLLGFTNSVIAPLILPFLLIYFFLAYLIYKNQILNVYITKYESGGQYWPIFHNTTIFSLLLTQIIALGFFGLKLSTVASGFTIPLILLTLLFSEYCRHRFAPIFHKHPAQVLIDMDRADKMAGKMEELHKKLHSVYSQIPLHSQKSSSKGECSTPFANQELPDPEKLKPEEGDAIAKELWGYQGNESGQEHEDKSCPSASSPEHRTPTMIELHKRS, encoded by the exons ATGGAGATTTCAGCTCTTTTAACATCTGCTGGAATCAATATTTCGATCTGCATTGTGCTTCTTTCCCTTTATTCAATACTCAGGAAGCAGCCAGCCAATTACTGTGTCTATTTTGGAAGAAGGCTTGTTTGTGGAGGTGCTAGACGTTATGATCCTTTCTGGTATGAGAGGTTTGTGCCTTCTCCAAGTTGGCTTGTCAAAGCATGGGAAACTAGTGAAGATGAGTTGTTAGCTGCTGCTGGTCTTGACGCTGTTGTTTTCCTCAGGATGGTGATTTTCAGGTTTTCCcaaattgcttttttttttgtttgtttgttctgcTTCTTTGGTTCTCTTCAACGATTTGccttagtgttttttttttcttttctttcctgcAGTATTCGTATTTTCTTTATCACTGCTGTTGTTTGCATCGCCTTTGTGCTGCCTGTTAATTACTATGGGCAACCGAAGGTGCATAAGGAAATCCATTTGGAGTCATCCGAAGTGTTCACCATTGAAAATCTTAAAGAAGGCTCAAAATG GCTATGGGTTCATTGTCTTGCACTGTACATTATAACCTCAGCAGCATGTCTTCTTCTATACTTT GAGTATAGGACCATAGCCAAAATGAGGCTTGGACATATTACTGGATCTGCCTCAAAGCCAAGTCAATTTACCGTTCTTATCCGTGCTATTCCATGGTCTCCTGACCAATCTTACAGTGACACACTGAGCAAATACTTCACAAATTATTATTCCTCAAGCTATATGTCCCACCAAATGGTTTACCACAATGGCATCATTCAGAGACTTCTG CTTGATGCGGAGAGGATGTGCCAGAGTCTAAAACATGTTGCTCCTGAAATTAATTGTAAACCGAGTTTGACTCCATGCACCTTTTGTGGAGGGCTTACAGCCACAAATTCTTTTCACATCCTCTCTAATGAGGGTGACAGTGTAAAAGGAATGGAGCTTGGTGAGTTGACTATGACTACACCAGAGCAA GAACGTCCAGCTGCTTTTGTGTTTTTCAAGACACGCTACGATGCACTTGTAGTTTCAGAGGTTCTACAAACATCAAATCCTATGTTATGGGTGACAGACTTAGCTCCAGAACCTCACGATGTGTATTGGAGAAACCTTAACATACCTTATCGACAACTTTGGATACGGAGAATAGCAACTCTCGTTGGTGCAGTTGCCTTCATGTTTGTGTTTCTTATTCCCGTGACCTTCATTCAAGGGCTAACACAACTACAGCAGCTGTCTCATGCATTTCCCTTTCTAAGAGGCATCTTGAAGGA GAAGTTTATAAACCAGGTCATTACAGGGTACTTACCAAGTGTGATCTTGATTCTGTTTTTCTACGCCGTTCCACCATTGATGATGTATTTTTCAACTCTGGAGGGAAGTATTGCGCGGAGTATAAGGAAGAAGAGTGCATGCAtcaaaatcttatattttactatctggAATGTGTTCTTTGTCAATATTTTATCCGGTTCTGTTATCAGGCAATTGAATGTTTTTTCTAGTGTCAGGGACATACCTGCACAACTCGCAAGAGCAGTTCCGACACAG GCTGGCTTCTTTACGACCTATTGTTTCACATCTGGGTGGGCCAGTTTGGCTTGTGAAATAATGCAACCAATGGCTCTCATATGGAATCTGGTAGCAAAAGCTGTTTCAAAGAACAAGGATGAGTCATACGAAACACTAAGGTTCCCATACCATACCGAAATTCCTAGGCTGCTTTTGTTTGGGCTCCTGGGTTTCACCAACTCAGTCATAGCGCCACTTATTCTGCCGTTTTTGTTGATATACTTCTTCCTTGCATATCTGATATACAAGAATCAG ATACTCAACGTGTATATCACAAAGTATGAAAGCGGTGGACAATACTGGCCTATCTTTCACAACACAACAATCTTTTCGCTGCTCTTGACACAGATTATAGCTTTGGGTTTTTTCGGATTAAAGCTGTCAACTGTTGCTTCTGGTTTCACCATACCGTTAATTCTTCTCACTCTGCTTTTTAGTGAGTATTGCCGGCACAGATTTGCGCCCATTTTTCACAAACATCCCGCTCAG GTGCTTATAGACATGGACAGAGCTGATAAAATGGCGGGAAAGATGGAAGAGTTACACAAAAAGTTACATAGTGTGTACTCGCAAATACCATTACACTCTCAGAAATCATCGAGCAAAGGCGAATGCAGTACTCCTTTCGCGAATCAGGAGTTACCGGATCCAGAGAAATTGAAGCCAG AGGAAGGAGATGCAATAGCTAAAGAGTTATGGGGCTATCAGGGCAATGAGTCTGGTCAAGAACATGAAGACAAGTCGTGTCCTAGTGCTTCTTCACCAGAGCATCGTACCCCAACGATGATCGAACTCCACAAACGGAGTTAG
- the LOC106451420 gene encoding 40S ribosomal protein S2-2 gives MAERGGERGAERGGDRGGFGRGFGGRGGGRGGPRGRGRRAGRPTEEEKWTPVTKLGRLVRDGKIKQLEQIYLHSLPVKEYQIIDLLVGPSLKDEVMKIMPVQKQTRAGQRTRFKAFVVVGDGNGHVGLGVKCSKEVATAIRGGIILAKLSVVPVRRGYWGNKIGKPHTVPCKVTGKCGSVTVRMVPAPRGAGIVAARVPKKVLQFAGIDDVFTSSRGSTKTLGNFVKATFDCLQKTYGFLTPEFWKETSFKKSPYQEYTDFLTTKADSAAKVITEVEDQA, from the exons ATGGCCGAAAGAGGTGGAGAACGCGGCGCTGAGCGTGGCGGTGACCGTGGTGGGTTCGGACGTGGATTCGGCGGTCGTGGCGGCGGAAGAGGCGGTCCAAGAGGCCGTGGACGACGTGCAGGCCGTCCCACAGAGGAAGAGAAATGGACACCAGTCACCAAGCTCGGTCGTCTCGTGCGAGATGGTAAAATCAAGCAGCTAGAGCAGATCTATCTCCACTCTCTCCCTGTCAAGGAGTACCAGATCATAGATCTCCTCGTTGGACCTTCGTTGAAAGACGAGGTTATGAAGATCATGCCTGTCCAAAAACAGACTAGAGCTGGTCAGAGGACAAGGTTCAAGGCCTTTGTCGTTGTCGGAGATGGTAATGGACATGTCGGGTTGGGAGTGAAGTGCTCGAAGGAGGTTGCGACTGCTATCAGAGGTGGGATTATTCTTGCGAAGCTCTCTGTTGTTCCGGTGAGGAGAGGTTATTGGGGTAACAAGATTGGGAAGCCACATACAGTTCCTTGTAAGGTTACTGGGAAGTGTGGTTCTGTTACAGTGAGGATGGTTCCAGCTCCCAGAGGTGCTGGTATCGTGGCGGCTAGGGTTCCTAAGAAGGTTCTTCAGTTTGCTGGTATTGATGATGTCTTCACTTCCTCCAGAGGATCTACCAAAACCCTCGGAAACTTTGTCAAG GCTACATTTGATTGTCTCCAGAAGACATATGGGTTCCTTACACCAGAGTTCTGGAAAGAGACGAGTTTCAAAAAATCTCCGTACCAAGAGTACACTGATTTCTTGACTACTAAGGCTGATTCTGCTGCCAAGGTTATTACCGAGGTTGAAGACCAAGCTTAA
- the LOC106451396 gene encoding uncharacterized protein KIAA0930 homolog isoform X1, producing the protein MLNDREETLTRHEILSMVKKHSKSLGKTSLDEQEASDVEMDSNFWHGVFDVYFVRCMESRRRQDDDLLFFVRKLSCKSYGLTDNEDAPAPYFVRRWAPKLDVLLGETLAEVDWRKSFYLNMVAHTSFTVTVAICSNEALKKYQGSKDTTLSPIYKVVKTVYASPSRVNFHLDSKKEVETTPAYPEICFAVDDFDSTFDAVVLTEKDHCYCVLLNSHDGAAFPSADVKTDKDSSGSNTNTDPRRVKDPKVTLFSGFVSYQMVREAYEGGRNRFGSLLSLGHHSGKADRLYMKGPGGRGEVEVAVSGVIDQSQVVLGPVSPMSSKKSIDLGSIFRKAASVASVAAKHAIAAATASYDEDEMFPLKCCLMSISLPWDTIAHDLLFKGSPPVNME; encoded by the exons ATGCTCAACGATAGAGAAGAGACGCTAACTAG GCATGAGATCCTGAGCATGGTGAAAAAGCACTCAAAGTCGTTGGGAAAGACGTCTCTTGATGAGCAAGAGGCCTCAGATGTAGAGATGGACTCCAATTTCTGGCATGGTGTGTTTGACGTGTACTTCGTTCGATGCATGGAGTCTAGGAGGCGCCAAGACGATGATCTTCTTTTCTTTGTGAGGAAATTG AGCTGTAAATCTTATGGTTTGACTGACAATGAGGATGCACCAGCTCCTTACTTCGTGCGCAGGTGGGCACCTAAG TTGGATGTGCTGCTTGGTGAAACTCTGGCTGAAGTTGATTGGAGGAAATCATTTTATTTGAACATGGTTGCTCACACATCTTTCACTGTTACGGTGGCGATTTGCAG TAATGAGGCCCTTAAGAAGTACCAAGGAAGTAAAGATACAACACTCTCTCCTATATACAAG GTTGTAAAAACTGTGTATGCATCACCTAGTCGTGTTAATTTTCATCTGGACTCAAAGAAG GAAGTGGAGACAACACCTGCTTACCCAGAAATTTGTTTTGCCGTAGATGATTTCGACTCAACCTTTGATGCCGTG GTTCTGACAGAAAAAGATCATTGCTATTGTGTACTTCTTAATTCTCATGATGGGGCAGCCTTTCCAAGTGCAGATGTAAAAACTGATAAGGATTCCAGTGGTTCTAATACAAATACAGATCCGAGAAGGGTGAAAGATCCTAAG GTTACTCTGTTTTCTGGGTTTGTCAGCTATCAAATGGTTCGAGAAGCCTATGAAG GGGGGAGGAACCGGTTCGGAAGTCTCCTATCACTGGGCCATCACTCGGGAAAAGCAGACAGACTTTATATGAAAGGTCCTGGAGGACGTGGAGAAGTTGAAGTAGCTGTCTCTGGCGTTATAG ATCAGAGCCAAGTAGTTTTAGGTCCTGTTTCACCAATGTCTTCGAAGAAGAGCATCGATCTCGGCTCCATTTTCCGTAAAGCAGCATCTGTTGCATCTGTGGCAGCTAAACATGCAATAGCAGCTGCTACGGCCTCATATGATGAAGACGAGATGTTCCCTCTCAAATGCTGCTTAATGTCCATCTCATTGCCATGGGACACTATAGCTCATGATCTCTTATTCAAG
- the LOC106451396 gene encoding uncharacterized protein KIAA0930 homolog isoform X2: MLNDREETLTRHEILSMVKKHSKSLGKTSLDEQEASDVEMDSNFWHGVFDVYFVRCMESRRRQDDDLLFFVRKLSCKSYGLTDNEDAPAPYFVRRWAPKLDVLLGETLAEVDWRKSFYLNMVAHTSFTVTVAICSNEALKKYQGSKDTTLSPIYKVVKTVYASPSRVNFHLDSKKEVETTPAYPEICFAVDDFDSTFDAVVLTEKDHCYCVLLNSHDGAAFPSADVKTDKDSSGSNTNTDPRRVKDPKVTLFSGFVSYQMVREAYEGGRNRFGSLLSLGHHSGKADRLYMKGPGGRGEVEVAVSGVIAKHAIAAATASYDEDEMFPLKCCLMSISLPWDTIAHDLLFKGSPPVNME; this comes from the exons ATGCTCAACGATAGAGAAGAGACGCTAACTAG GCATGAGATCCTGAGCATGGTGAAAAAGCACTCAAAGTCGTTGGGAAAGACGTCTCTTGATGAGCAAGAGGCCTCAGATGTAGAGATGGACTCCAATTTCTGGCATGGTGTGTTTGACGTGTACTTCGTTCGATGCATGGAGTCTAGGAGGCGCCAAGACGATGATCTTCTTTTCTTTGTGAGGAAATTG AGCTGTAAATCTTATGGTTTGACTGACAATGAGGATGCACCAGCTCCTTACTTCGTGCGCAGGTGGGCACCTAAG TTGGATGTGCTGCTTGGTGAAACTCTGGCTGAAGTTGATTGGAGGAAATCATTTTATTTGAACATGGTTGCTCACACATCTTTCACTGTTACGGTGGCGATTTGCAG TAATGAGGCCCTTAAGAAGTACCAAGGAAGTAAAGATACAACACTCTCTCCTATATACAAG GTTGTAAAAACTGTGTATGCATCACCTAGTCGTGTTAATTTTCATCTGGACTCAAAGAAG GAAGTGGAGACAACACCTGCTTACCCAGAAATTTGTTTTGCCGTAGATGATTTCGACTCAACCTTTGATGCCGTG GTTCTGACAGAAAAAGATCATTGCTATTGTGTACTTCTTAATTCTCATGATGGGGCAGCCTTTCCAAGTGCAGATGTAAAAACTGATAAGGATTCCAGTGGTTCTAATACAAATACAGATCCGAGAAGGGTGAAAGATCCTAAG GTTACTCTGTTTTCTGGGTTTGTCAGCTATCAAATGGTTCGAGAAGCCTATGAAG GGGGGAGGAACCGGTTCGGAAGTCTCCTATCACTGGGCCATCACTCGGGAAAAGCAGACAGACTTTATATGAAAGGTCCTGGAGGACGTGGAGAAGTTGAAGTAGCTGTCTCTGGCGTTATAG CTAAACATGCAATAGCAGCTGCTACGGCCTCATATGATGAAGACGAGATGTTCCCTCTCAAATGCTGCTTAATGTCCATCTCATTGCCATGGGACACTATAGCTCATGATCTCTTATTCAAG